In a single window of the Lasioglossum baleicum chromosome 10, iyLasBale1, whole genome shotgun sequence genome:
- the LOC143212871 gene encoding uncharacterized protein LOC143212871 isoform X1 produces the protein MGIVCQQMGKVSMAVRSAAMSHIEPRLTTILGRVKMRRNVAKIVVILLLCGSGEARPQKTGESNQRKPAVSSSTAANIQDSSSPQDDSQRQLKDLQYIDQSLRTMATQLLNVTNPEESKTTGNAIKSNAQKLPEKVDTPMKEMTVNVGFGRPVNSKFSLFETSHPGQAMALTEEELEKELSSTRLMTAYKNHPTTAGGISTWILLNPPTTTIKTVEVDKKSKQPVENDIKVTLKPTTLMERIDTTDRVMEKLTLPVSTVTMEEPTTTTTRKTILLATKKTEKTEKTTEPPQTTMSNLESKEAPAGTTKKVQTIRTTPKPKTATSKTTLLAKPSILKAPRPNQQARPKPATRRTTMKPDIFKNDTASSAKIEKVTFRPIQMITVSRNKSESTEKPMFVSKIKASVLMNTQKTTTSAPVSSTSNQESTTTVKSVSSSNGPSEISTKLKPIGTKSNVLKVQLKKPVEDTKIEIEPIKVNAPVLKIEKLEKDKKNSSEGDEDKDGLNGSQIDLKFDFNPELTKINVDSETSTSSTTTATVSSTTKKPKHSSKRKRNKLRRRKPSTSTTTIAPLTSSSTEIELVTLDPAADNGIQESKVAPDTKISVNATKTKKKQVQKPISTQIYNFLSREVMPSFGMMSLVGLGLGLASYFLYPFGGAIARRNYEVEPKYKYNLDEYGGNYGQSEEEVLSKVLQGMTTNEDNKYPGVKDYDNSYYQYQHYDGNYETTKKYDQRYPSSPMYRPENTASVLKHRNTDYRYPDKSSTPNYYERPKHAEYPVGQASSGPANRQFVVGSVPKEYPPYEEKIPPTTGKLMGYESTESSPLKLEPDINQNFNFPSSGQIYGQVQTARPEEGYEEVEITPTAVAVEHGPRSLKTKRSVDGSRSRTKRDSVIQVIPSKRELEEEKEEDLSNEILNIIDSALPGEEGGKIRQKENEISDDLEAKKRRQEEKLAEASTEASVESSSQSTGSPTVMDIADSSASSSSTSPDASSENNSTDSSKTTEQSNVEWIDSTTKPAEEQDGFSLFSFVKKVAEIKFRLGLTLLKHASEGFARYLGHVQKRINGEE, from the coding sequence TTCCCCACAGGATGACAGTCAACGTCAGCTGAAGGACCTGCAGTACATAGACCAGTCCCTGAGGACGATGGCCACGCAGCTGCTGAACGTGACGAACCCCGAAGAGAGCAAAACCACCGGCAATGCCATAAAGAGCAACGCGCAGAAGTTGCCTGAGAAGGTGGATACACCGATGAAAGAAATGACAGTGAACGTAGGCTTTGGCAGGCCAGTGAACTCGAAGTTCAGCCTCTTCGAGACCAGCCATCCTGGCCAGGCAATGGCGCTAACCGAAGAGGAACTCGAGAAGGAGTTGAGCTCGACGCGACTGATGACAGCGTACAAGAACCACCCGACGACCGCCGGTGGTATCTCCACGTGGATCCTGCTGAATCCTCCGACGACCACGATCAAGACAGTGGAGGTGGACAAGAAGTCGAAGCAGCCTGTGGAGAACGACATTAAGGTAACCTTGAAGCCGACGACTCTGATGGAGAGGATAGACACGACGGACAGAGTGATGGAGAAGCTGACCTTGCCCGTGTCCACGGTGACCATGGAAGAgccaaccaccaccaccaccaggaAGACCATTCTGCTGGCTACGAAGAAGACTGAGAAGACGGAGAAGACAACCGAGCCTCCTCAGACGACCATGAGCAATCTCGAGAGCAAAGAGGCTCCTGCTGGCACCACCAAGAAGGTTCAGACCATCAGGACAACGCCCAAGCCGAAGACAGCCACGTCGAAGACCACGTTGCTTGCCAAGCCGTCGATCCTGAAGGCTCCCAGACCCAACCAACAGGCCAGACCGAAGCCGGCAACCAGGAGGACCACCATGAAGCCTGACATCTTTAAAAACGACACCGCTTCGTCGGCCAAGATCGAGAAAGTCACTTTCAGGCCTATCCAGATGATCACCGTCTCCAGAAACAAGTCGGAGAGCACGGAGAAGCCGATGTTCGTATCGAAGATCAAGGCTTCCGTTCTGATGAACACCCAGAAGACCACCACGTCGGCGCCTGTTTCTTCGACGAGCAATCAGGAGTCAACGACGACCGTGAAGAGTGTCTCGAGTAGCAACGGACCATCGGAGATCTCGACCAAGCTGAAACCCATCGGTACCAAGAGCAACGTGCTGAAGGTGCAGCTGAAGAAGCCGGTGGAAGACACCAAGATCGAGATAGAGCCTATCAAAGTGAACGCGCCCGTTCTGAAGATCGAGAAGCTGGAGAAGGACAAGAAGAACTCGTCGGAAGGCGACGAGGACAAGGACGGGTTGAACGGCTCGCAGATAGACCTGAAGTTCGACTTCAATCCCGAGCTGACGAAGATCAACGTGGACTCCGAGACGTCTACCTCGTCGACGACCACCGCGACGGTGTCCTCGACCACGAAGAAGCCCAAGCACAGCTCCAAGAGGAAGAGGAACAAGCTTCGAAGGAGAAAACCGTCCACGTCGACCACCACGATCGCGCCGTTAACGTCCAGCTCTACGGAGATCGAGCTGGTCACGCTGGATCCAGCCGCCGATAACGGGATCCAGGAGTCGAAAGTCGCGCCCGATACCAAGATCTCGGTCAACGCCACCAAGACCAAGAAGAAGCAGGTCCAGAAGCCTATTTCCACTCAGATTTACAACTTCCTGAGTCGAGAGGTGATGCCCAGCTTCGGAATGATGTCTCTGGTAGGACTCGGATTAGGTTTGGCGTCCTATTTCCTGTATCCGTTCGGTGGAGCCATTGCTCGCAGGAACTACGAGGTCGAGCCTAAATATAAGTACAACCTGGACGAGTACGGAGGGAACTACGGGCAGAGCGAGGAGGAGGTTCTGTCGAAGGTTCTTCAGGGTATGACGACGAACGAGGACAACAAGTACCCCGGCGTGAAGGACTATGACAACAGTTACTATCAGTACCAGCATTACGACGGGAACTACGAGACGACCAAGAAGTACGACCAGAGGTACCCTTCGTCGCCCATGTATAGGCCGGAGAACACCGCCTCGGTCCTGAAGCACAGAAACACGGATTACAGATACCCGGACAAGTCAAGTACGCCGAATTACTACGAGAGACCCAAACACGCGGAGTACCCGGTGGGCCAGGCGTCTTCGGGGCCAGCCAATCGACAGTTCGTCGTTGGGAGCGTGCCCAAAGAGTATCCACCGTACGAAGAGAAGATTCCCCCGACCACAGGGAAGCTGATGGGCTACGAGTCCACAGAGAGTAGCCCGCTCAAGTTGGAGCCCGATATCAATCAGAACTTCAACTTCCCCAGTTCGGGCCAGATCTACGGACAGGTGCAGACAGCTAGACCCGAGGAGGGTTACGAGGAGGTGGAGATCACGCCTACAGCGGTGGCTGTGGAGCACGGACCTAGGTCCCTGAAGACGAAGAGATCCGTGGACGGGTCTCGATCGAGGACGAAGAGGGACTCCGTGATCCAGGTGATACCCTCGAAGAGGGAGTTGGAGGAAGAAAAGGAGGAGGACCTGAGCAACGAGATCCTCAACATCATCGACTCGGCGCTGCCTGGCGAAGAAGGCGGCAAGATCAGGCAAAAGGAGAACGAGATATCAGACGACCTCGAGGCCAAGAAGAGACGACAGGAAGAGAAGCTTGCAGAGGCGTCCACGGAAGCCAGCGTCGAGTCTTCGAGCCAATCGACCGGCTCGCCGACGGTGATGGACATCGCCGATTCTTCAGCGTCTTCGTCGTCTACTTCACCGGATGCCAGTTCGGAGAACAACTCAACGGATAGCTCGAAGACGACCGAGCAGAGCAACGTCGAGTGGATCGACTCGACCACGAAGCCGGCCGAGGAGCAGGATGGTTTCAGCCTCTTCAGCTTTGTGAAGAAGGTCGCCGAAATCAAGTTCCGGCTCGGTTTGACGCTGTTGAAGCACGCGAGCGAGGGCTTCGCTCGGTACCTCGGCCACGTGCAGAAGAGGATCAACGGCGAGGAATGA
- the LOC143212871 gene encoding uncharacterized protein LOC143212871 isoform X2, with protein MRRNVAKIVVILLLCGSGEARPQKTGESNQRKPAVSSSTAANIQDSSSPQDDSQRQLKDLQYIDQSLRTMATQLLNVTNPEESKTTGNAIKSNAQKLPEKVDTPMKEMTVNVGFGRPVNSKFSLFETSHPGQAMALTEEELEKELSSTRLMTAYKNHPTTAGGISTWILLNPPTTTIKTVEVDKKSKQPVENDIKVTLKPTTLMERIDTTDRVMEKLTLPVSTVTMEEPTTTTTRKTILLATKKTEKTEKTTEPPQTTMSNLESKEAPAGTTKKVQTIRTTPKPKTATSKTTLLAKPSILKAPRPNQQARPKPATRRTTMKPDIFKNDTASSAKIEKVTFRPIQMITVSRNKSESTEKPMFVSKIKASVLMNTQKTTTSAPVSSTSNQESTTTVKSVSSSNGPSEISTKLKPIGTKSNVLKVQLKKPVEDTKIEIEPIKVNAPVLKIEKLEKDKKNSSEGDEDKDGLNGSQIDLKFDFNPELTKINVDSETSTSSTTTATVSSTTKKPKHSSKRKRNKLRRRKPSTSTTTIAPLTSSSTEIELVTLDPAADNGIQESKVAPDTKISVNATKTKKKQVQKPISTQIYNFLSREVMPSFGMMSLVGLGLGLASYFLYPFGGAIARRNYEVEPKYKYNLDEYGGNYGQSEEEVLSKVLQGMTTNEDNKYPGVKDYDNSYYQYQHYDGNYETTKKYDQRYPSSPMYRPENTASVLKHRNTDYRYPDKSSTPNYYERPKHAEYPVGQASSGPANRQFVVGSVPKEYPPYEEKIPPTTGKLMGYESTESSPLKLEPDINQNFNFPSSGQIYGQVQTARPEEGYEEVEITPTAVAVEHGPRSLKTKRSVDGSRSRTKRDSVIQVIPSKRELEEEKEEDLSNEILNIIDSALPGEEGGKIRQKENEISDDLEAKKRRQEEKLAEASTEASVESSSQSTGSPTVMDIADSSASSSSTSPDASSENNSTDSSKTTEQSNVEWIDSTTKPAEEQDGFSLFSFVKKVAEIKFRLGLTLLKHASEGFARYLGHVQKRINGEE; from the coding sequence TTCCCCACAGGATGACAGTCAACGTCAGCTGAAGGACCTGCAGTACATAGACCAGTCCCTGAGGACGATGGCCACGCAGCTGCTGAACGTGACGAACCCCGAAGAGAGCAAAACCACCGGCAATGCCATAAAGAGCAACGCGCAGAAGTTGCCTGAGAAGGTGGATACACCGATGAAAGAAATGACAGTGAACGTAGGCTTTGGCAGGCCAGTGAACTCGAAGTTCAGCCTCTTCGAGACCAGCCATCCTGGCCAGGCAATGGCGCTAACCGAAGAGGAACTCGAGAAGGAGTTGAGCTCGACGCGACTGATGACAGCGTACAAGAACCACCCGACGACCGCCGGTGGTATCTCCACGTGGATCCTGCTGAATCCTCCGACGACCACGATCAAGACAGTGGAGGTGGACAAGAAGTCGAAGCAGCCTGTGGAGAACGACATTAAGGTAACCTTGAAGCCGACGACTCTGATGGAGAGGATAGACACGACGGACAGAGTGATGGAGAAGCTGACCTTGCCCGTGTCCACGGTGACCATGGAAGAgccaaccaccaccaccaccaggaAGACCATTCTGCTGGCTACGAAGAAGACTGAGAAGACGGAGAAGACAACCGAGCCTCCTCAGACGACCATGAGCAATCTCGAGAGCAAAGAGGCTCCTGCTGGCACCACCAAGAAGGTTCAGACCATCAGGACAACGCCCAAGCCGAAGACAGCCACGTCGAAGACCACGTTGCTTGCCAAGCCGTCGATCCTGAAGGCTCCCAGACCCAACCAACAGGCCAGACCGAAGCCGGCAACCAGGAGGACCACCATGAAGCCTGACATCTTTAAAAACGACACCGCTTCGTCGGCCAAGATCGAGAAAGTCACTTTCAGGCCTATCCAGATGATCACCGTCTCCAGAAACAAGTCGGAGAGCACGGAGAAGCCGATGTTCGTATCGAAGATCAAGGCTTCCGTTCTGATGAACACCCAGAAGACCACCACGTCGGCGCCTGTTTCTTCGACGAGCAATCAGGAGTCAACGACGACCGTGAAGAGTGTCTCGAGTAGCAACGGACCATCGGAGATCTCGACCAAGCTGAAACCCATCGGTACCAAGAGCAACGTGCTGAAGGTGCAGCTGAAGAAGCCGGTGGAAGACACCAAGATCGAGATAGAGCCTATCAAAGTGAACGCGCCCGTTCTGAAGATCGAGAAGCTGGAGAAGGACAAGAAGAACTCGTCGGAAGGCGACGAGGACAAGGACGGGTTGAACGGCTCGCAGATAGACCTGAAGTTCGACTTCAATCCCGAGCTGACGAAGATCAACGTGGACTCCGAGACGTCTACCTCGTCGACGACCACCGCGACGGTGTCCTCGACCACGAAGAAGCCCAAGCACAGCTCCAAGAGGAAGAGGAACAAGCTTCGAAGGAGAAAACCGTCCACGTCGACCACCACGATCGCGCCGTTAACGTCCAGCTCTACGGAGATCGAGCTGGTCACGCTGGATCCAGCCGCCGATAACGGGATCCAGGAGTCGAAAGTCGCGCCCGATACCAAGATCTCGGTCAACGCCACCAAGACCAAGAAGAAGCAGGTCCAGAAGCCTATTTCCACTCAGATTTACAACTTCCTGAGTCGAGAGGTGATGCCCAGCTTCGGAATGATGTCTCTGGTAGGACTCGGATTAGGTTTGGCGTCCTATTTCCTGTATCCGTTCGGTGGAGCCATTGCTCGCAGGAACTACGAGGTCGAGCCTAAATATAAGTACAACCTGGACGAGTACGGAGGGAACTACGGGCAGAGCGAGGAGGAGGTTCTGTCGAAGGTTCTTCAGGGTATGACGACGAACGAGGACAACAAGTACCCCGGCGTGAAGGACTATGACAACAGTTACTATCAGTACCAGCATTACGACGGGAACTACGAGACGACCAAGAAGTACGACCAGAGGTACCCTTCGTCGCCCATGTATAGGCCGGAGAACACCGCCTCGGTCCTGAAGCACAGAAACACGGATTACAGATACCCGGACAAGTCAAGTACGCCGAATTACTACGAGAGACCCAAACACGCGGAGTACCCGGTGGGCCAGGCGTCTTCGGGGCCAGCCAATCGACAGTTCGTCGTTGGGAGCGTGCCCAAAGAGTATCCACCGTACGAAGAGAAGATTCCCCCGACCACAGGGAAGCTGATGGGCTACGAGTCCACAGAGAGTAGCCCGCTCAAGTTGGAGCCCGATATCAATCAGAACTTCAACTTCCCCAGTTCGGGCCAGATCTACGGACAGGTGCAGACAGCTAGACCCGAGGAGGGTTACGAGGAGGTGGAGATCACGCCTACAGCGGTGGCTGTGGAGCACGGACCTAGGTCCCTGAAGACGAAGAGATCCGTGGACGGGTCTCGATCGAGGACGAAGAGGGACTCCGTGATCCAGGTGATACCCTCGAAGAGGGAGTTGGAGGAAGAAAAGGAGGAGGACCTGAGCAACGAGATCCTCAACATCATCGACTCGGCGCTGCCTGGCGAAGAAGGCGGCAAGATCAGGCAAAAGGAGAACGAGATATCAGACGACCTCGAGGCCAAGAAGAGACGACAGGAAGAGAAGCTTGCAGAGGCGTCCACGGAAGCCAGCGTCGAGTCTTCGAGCCAATCGACCGGCTCGCCGACGGTGATGGACATCGCCGATTCTTCAGCGTCTTCGTCGTCTACTTCACCGGATGCCAGTTCGGAGAACAACTCAACGGATAGCTCGAAGACGACCGAGCAGAGCAACGTCGAGTGGATCGACTCGACCACGAAGCCGGCCGAGGAGCAGGATGGTTTCAGCCTCTTCAGCTTTGTGAAGAAGGTCGCCGAAATCAAGTTCCGGCTCGGTTTGACGCTGTTGAAGCACGCGAGCGAGGGCTTCGCTCGGTACCTCGGCCACGTGCAGAAGAGGATCAACGGCGAGGAATGA
- the LOC143212872 gene encoding uncharacterized protein LOC143212872 isoform X1: MLPRGAICLLLVTLTLTGSQCSTRYFVKMRTNGSDLFRTRMDNTRALEDSMPAESSPFRSIRVEDERRTKDIRLEDEQKNLFETSTFNPDVLNKFLEDYVNKIKGSTEKYPKNPFRIVKPAEPLLLEVDDSTVHSTSATHEHETKYDVNVENTTSAEDALSEALNDTLKRNKYYGANSYEDRNGWVTLEAIPWSKSKISKWQATATTQRPWPEAKPWEKPGMGKPWASDYAVRPIYENNKPWYQEKPTEKPWQKPTPRPPYYPDKNEENQAQKWPPERPSWNKYPDRPNSDIITDNRPANFPSNWNRPPQPTKPSYQFIDRYSDKNQAEENNNDWHDFPNRYEDRPRPTTERPGFSQYQYVNNHPQSYPGNSDGQWVLLSTNRGYSKSRQRSIKIDSSPSVNGTKIVGVRKEDHDPAIAVMTSKRQVRLTVLPSLNGTNTTTSHGGLLEVEKTFKSVDQSRKEYEMERQTLPAFLKKRPIRNTLGNQPSNSAVLAAVGAGILPATMAMMIPIMLGRRRRDLTSPNPRLLDHPDPVMNIPTNRRVQGTRLR; this comes from the exons ATGCTGCCGAGAGGAGCGATCTGCCTGCTCCTGGTGACCTTGACCCTGACCGGGAGCCAATGCAGTACCAGATACTTCGTGAAGATGAGGACAAACGGATCCGATTTGTTCAGGACGAGGATGGACAACACGAGGGCACTGGAGGACTCAATGCCGGCTGAATCGAGTCCGTTCCGCAGCATCCGAGTCGAAGACGAAAGGAGGACGAAGGACATCAGGCTGGAGGACGAGCAGAAGAACCTGTTCGAAACGTCCACGTTCAATCCGGACGTACTGAACAAGTTCCTCGAGGACTACGTGAACAAGATCAAGGGGAGCACCGAGAAGTACCCGAAGAATCCCTTCAGGATCGTGAAGCCTGCAGAGCCTCTGCTCCTGGAAGTGGACGACTCCACGGTGCATTCGACCAGTGCCACTCACGAGCACGAGACCAAGTATGACGTGAACGTGGAGAACACTACGTCGGCCGAGGATGCG CTGAGCGAAGCGTTGAACGACACTCTGAAGAGGAACAAATACTACGGCGCGAACTCGTACGAAGACCGAAACGGCTGGGTGACTCTGGAAGCGATCCCCTGGTCGAAGAGCAAAATCTCGAAGTGGCAGGCGACTGCCACCACTCAACGTCCCTGGCCGGAAGCGAAGCCATGGGAGAAGCCTGGCATGGGAAAACCGTGGGCCTCTGACTATGCTGTTAGGCCGATCTACGAAAATAATAAGCCATG GTACCAGGAGAAGCCTACCGAGAAGCCATGGCAGAAGCCGACCCCTCGACCCCCCTATTATCCGGACAAGAACGAGGAGAACCAGGCGCAGAAGTGGCCACCAGAGAGGCCATCTTGGAACAAGTACCCGGACCGCCCGAACAGCGACATAATCACCGACAATCGTCCAGCGAACTTTCCCAGCAACTGGAACAGACCTCCCCAGCCTACGAAGCCCAGCTACCAGTTCATAGACCGGTACAGCGATAAGAATCAAGCTGAGGAGAACAATAATGATTGGCATGATTTCCCAAATCGCTACGAAGACCGTCCACGACCAACCACCGAAAGGCCTGGCTTCTCCCAGTATCAGTACGTGAACAATCATCCTCAGAGCTACCCTGGGAACAGTGACGGCCAGTGGGTCCTCTTGTCGACCAACAGAGGCTACTCGAAGTCGAGACAGAGATCGATCAAGATCGATTCTTCGCCGTCGGTGAACGGCACGAAGATTGTCGGAGTGAGGAAAGAAGATCATGACCCAGCTATCGCTGTGATGACGTCGAAGAGACAG GTCAGGTTGACGGTGTTACCGTCACTCAACGGTACGAACACTACAACATCCCACGGGGGTCTGCTGGAAGTGGAGAAGACCTTCAAGAGCGTGGACCAGAGCCGAAAGGAGTACGAGATGGAGAGACAGACCCTGCCCGCTTTCCTGAAGAAGAGGCCTATCAGAAATACGCTCGGCAATCAGCCTTCTAActctgctgtcctggcggccgTCGGGGCAG GGATATTACCGGCGACAATGGCGATGATGATACCAATAATGCTCGGGCGCCGAAGGAGGGACCTAACCTCTCCCAATCCGAGGCTGCTCGATCATCCTGATCCAGTCATGAACATTCCCACGAACAGACGAGTCCAAGGAACGAGGTTGAGATAG
- the LOC143212872 gene encoding uncharacterized protein LOC143212872 isoform X2 gives MLPRGAICLLLVTLTLTGSQCSTRYFVKMRTNGSDLFRTRMDNTRALEDSMPAESSPFRSIRVEDERRTKDIRLEDEQKNLFETSTFNPDVLNKFLEDYVNKIKGSTEKYPKNPFRIVKPAEPLLLEVDDSTVHSTSATHEHETKYDVNVENTTSAEDALSEALNDTLKRNKYYGANSYEDRNGWVTLEAIPWSKSKISKWQATATTQRPWPEAKPWEKPGMGKPWASDYAVRPIYENNKPWYQEKPTEKPWQKPTPRPPYYPDKNEENQAQKWPPERPSWNKYPDRPNSDIITDNRPANFPSNWNRPPQPTKPSYQFIDRYSDKNQAEENNNDWHDFPNRYEDRPRPTTERPGFSQYQYVNNHPQSYPGNSDGQWVLLSTNRGYSKSRQRSIKIDSSPSVNGTKIVGVRKEDHDPAIAVMTSKRQVRLTVLPSLNGTNTTTSHGGLLEVEKTFKSVDQSRKEYEMERQTLPAFLKKRPIRNTLGNQPSNSAVLAAVGAGPLLPFVYN, from the exons ATGCTGCCGAGAGGAGCGATCTGCCTGCTCCTGGTGACCTTGACCCTGACCGGGAGCCAATGCAGTACCAGATACTTCGTGAAGATGAGGACAAACGGATCCGATTTGTTCAGGACGAGGATGGACAACACGAGGGCACTGGAGGACTCAATGCCGGCTGAATCGAGTCCGTTCCGCAGCATCCGAGTCGAAGACGAAAGGAGGACGAAGGACATCAGGCTGGAGGACGAGCAGAAGAACCTGTTCGAAACGTCCACGTTCAATCCGGACGTACTGAACAAGTTCCTCGAGGACTACGTGAACAAGATCAAGGGGAGCACCGAGAAGTACCCGAAGAATCCCTTCAGGATCGTGAAGCCTGCAGAGCCTCTGCTCCTGGAAGTGGACGACTCCACGGTGCATTCGACCAGTGCCACTCACGAGCACGAGACCAAGTATGACGTGAACGTGGAGAACACTACGTCGGCCGAGGATGCG CTGAGCGAAGCGTTGAACGACACTCTGAAGAGGAACAAATACTACGGCGCGAACTCGTACGAAGACCGAAACGGCTGGGTGACTCTGGAAGCGATCCCCTGGTCGAAGAGCAAAATCTCGAAGTGGCAGGCGACTGCCACCACTCAACGTCCCTGGCCGGAAGCGAAGCCATGGGAGAAGCCTGGCATGGGAAAACCGTGGGCCTCTGACTATGCTGTTAGGCCGATCTACGAAAATAATAAGCCATG GTACCAGGAGAAGCCTACCGAGAAGCCATGGCAGAAGCCGACCCCTCGACCCCCCTATTATCCGGACAAGAACGAGGAGAACCAGGCGCAGAAGTGGCCACCAGAGAGGCCATCTTGGAACAAGTACCCGGACCGCCCGAACAGCGACATAATCACCGACAATCGTCCAGCGAACTTTCCCAGCAACTGGAACAGACCTCCCCAGCCTACGAAGCCCAGCTACCAGTTCATAGACCGGTACAGCGATAAGAATCAAGCTGAGGAGAACAATAATGATTGGCATGATTTCCCAAATCGCTACGAAGACCGTCCACGACCAACCACCGAAAGGCCTGGCTTCTCCCAGTATCAGTACGTGAACAATCATCCTCAGAGCTACCCTGGGAACAGTGACGGCCAGTGGGTCCTCTTGTCGACCAACAGAGGCTACTCGAAGTCGAGACAGAGATCGATCAAGATCGATTCTTCGCCGTCGGTGAACGGCACGAAGATTGTCGGAGTGAGGAAAGAAGATCATGACCCAGCTATCGCTGTGATGACGTCGAAGAGACAG GTCAGGTTGACGGTGTTACCGTCACTCAACGGTACGAACACTACAACATCCCACGGGGGTCTGCTGGAAGTGGAGAAGACCTTCAAGAGCGTGGACCAGAGCCGAAAGGAGTACGAGATGGAGAGACAGACCCTGCCCGCTTTCCTGAAGAAGAGGCCTATCAGAAATACGCTCGGCAATCAGCCTTCTAActctgctgtcctggcggccgTCGGGGCAGGTCCGCTTTTGCCATttgtttataattag
- the LOC143212872 gene encoding uncharacterized protein LOC143212872 isoform X3, producing MLPRGAICLLLVTLTLTGSQCSTRYFVKMRTNGSDLFRTRMDNTRALEDSMPAESSPFRSIRVEDERRTKDIRLEDEQKNLFETSTFNPDVLNKFLEDYVNKIKGSTEKYPKNPFRIVKPAEPLLLEVDDSTVHSTSATHEHETKYDVNVENTTSAEDALSEALNDTLKRNKYYGANSYEDRNGWVTLEAIPWSKSKISKWQATATTQRPWPEAKPWEKPGMGKPWASDYAVRPIYENNKPWYQEKPTEKPWQKPTPRPPYYPDKNEENQAQKWPPERPSWNKYPDRPNSDIITDNRPANFPSNWNRPPQPTKPSYQFIDRYSDKNQAEENNNDWHDFPNRYEDRPRPTTERPGFSQYQYVNNHPQSYPGNSDGQWVLLSTNRGYSKSRQRSIKIDSSPSVNGTKIVGVRKEDHDPAIAVMTSKRQVDGVTVTQRYEHYNIPRGSAGSGEDLQERGPEPKGVRDGETDPARFPEEEAYQKYARQSAF from the exons ATGCTGCCGAGAGGAGCGATCTGCCTGCTCCTGGTGACCTTGACCCTGACCGGGAGCCAATGCAGTACCAGATACTTCGTGAAGATGAGGACAAACGGATCCGATTTGTTCAGGACGAGGATGGACAACACGAGGGCACTGGAGGACTCAATGCCGGCTGAATCGAGTCCGTTCCGCAGCATCCGAGTCGAAGACGAAAGGAGGACGAAGGACATCAGGCTGGAGGACGAGCAGAAGAACCTGTTCGAAACGTCCACGTTCAATCCGGACGTACTGAACAAGTTCCTCGAGGACTACGTGAACAAGATCAAGGGGAGCACCGAGAAGTACCCGAAGAATCCCTTCAGGATCGTGAAGCCTGCAGAGCCTCTGCTCCTGGAAGTGGACGACTCCACGGTGCATTCGACCAGTGCCACTCACGAGCACGAGACCAAGTATGACGTGAACGTGGAGAACACTACGTCGGCCGAGGATGCG CTGAGCGAAGCGTTGAACGACACTCTGAAGAGGAACAAATACTACGGCGCGAACTCGTACGAAGACCGAAACGGCTGGGTGACTCTGGAAGCGATCCCCTGGTCGAAGAGCAAAATCTCGAAGTGGCAGGCGACTGCCACCACTCAACGTCCCTGGCCGGAAGCGAAGCCATGGGAGAAGCCTGGCATGGGAAAACCGTGGGCCTCTGACTATGCTGTTAGGCCGATCTACGAAAATAATAAGCCATG GTACCAGGAGAAGCCTACCGAGAAGCCATGGCAGAAGCCGACCCCTCGACCCCCCTATTATCCGGACAAGAACGAGGAGAACCAGGCGCAGAAGTGGCCACCAGAGAGGCCATCTTGGAACAAGTACCCGGACCGCCCGAACAGCGACATAATCACCGACAATCGTCCAGCGAACTTTCCCAGCAACTGGAACAGACCTCCCCAGCCTACGAAGCCCAGCTACCAGTTCATAGACCGGTACAGCGATAAGAATCAAGCTGAGGAGAACAATAATGATTGGCATGATTTCCCAAATCGCTACGAAGACCGTCCACGACCAACCACCGAAAGGCCTGGCTTCTCCCAGTATCAGTACGTGAACAATCATCCTCAGAGCTACCCTGGGAACAGTGACGGCCAGTGGGTCCTCTTGTCGACCAACAGAGGCTACTCGAAGTCGAGACAGAGATCGATCAAGATCGATTCTTCGCCGTCGGTGAACGGCACGAAGATTGTCGGAGTGAGGAAAGAAGATCATGACCCAGCTATCGCTGTGATGACGTCGAAGAGACAG GTTGACGGTGTTACCGTCACTCAACGGTACGAACACTACAACATCCCACGGGGGTCTGCTGGAAGTGGAGAAGACCTTCAAGAGCGTGGACCAGAGCCGAAAGGAGTACGAGATGGAGAGACAGACCCTGCCCGCTTTCCTGAAGAAGAGGCCTATCAGAAATACGCTCGGCAATCAGCCTTCTAA